One Thermodesulfobacteriota bacterium DNA segment encodes these proteins:
- a CDS encoding PilZ domain-containing protein — translation MNLFGKDRRRKERYFPVATVVFTVRSGKDPRRVSTPVTGTVKDISPKGMSVVTPRIAPDGIHIMYDTLMVHQNRIDATILPEGRPPIRVQGTVAWFRGSETAPGQYIFGMQFDQEASAVEELFLPEKPPSPDR, via the coding sequence ATGAACCTGTTCGGCAAGGACAGGCGAAGGAAGGAGCGATACTTCCCAGTGGCTACCGTTGTCTTCACCGTCCGCAGCGGGAAGGACCCCAGGCGCGTCTCGACCCCGGTCACCGGCACGGTCAAGGACATCTCCCCCAAGGGGATGTCGGTGGTCACGCCGCGCATCGCTCCCGACGGCATCCACATCATGTACGACACCCTGATGGTCCACCAGAACCGGATCGACGCCACGATCCTCCCGGAGGGGAGGCCGCCGATCCGGGTGCAGGGGACCGTGGCCTGGTTCCGCGGCTCCGAAACCGCCCCGGGACAGTACATCTTCGGAATGCAGTTCGACCAGGAGGCCTCCGCCGTCGAGGAGCTCTTCCTGCCGGAAAAGCCGCCCTCCCCGGACCGTTGA